One Aegilops tauschii subsp. strangulata cultivar AL8/78 chromosome 2, Aet v6.0, whole genome shotgun sequence genomic window, TCGCTAGGTCGCTCGTCTCTGTGCGTTAGCTCGACATTCTGCCGCAATGAGCGTCCGTTAGGATATTCTCGTTTTGTATCTCCCCGGTCGTGCATTTTTTCATGGGCTGGTTGCAGTTAAGATACCTTCTAGGGCTTTCTCAGCCCAACAGAAGCGTTGTCCCCGGCCCGTCTCCAAAGAGCTATATAACTTACACGTTCTCCCAGCCGTCAAGAACACCTGCCCTACTCGCgaaaaccctaccgccgccgctCTCCATTCTCCAAGGTCCCAAGGTGGCGGCGCTGTGTCCTCACCGtacttcttcttttctttcttgcATCTAACCTCGCTAATCGCTGCTATCATTTCGCTTTGTTGCTCCAGGCTCCAGATCTCCCTCCTTCGCAGCTGCCTCGGTGGCCTTTGGAGCGCACGAGATGGCGTAAGTTCTCCCGCAGAAAGAAACCTTGGCACTGCTCGTTTCTGTAGTCTTGATTGCAGTGGTGTGCTGCAGATATTAAATCCTATACGTGTTGTTATCTTGTTTGTAACTTGCGGGTGCTTTTGGGCTACTTATGAAATCTCAGTGTTGGTTTGTGCTCTTAACATCCAGGGGCGCAATTGTTTATTTTGTCGTTGGTTGGTCTTCTCCAATTAACACTGATACACATGTGTTATTTGTTGGGCGTTTCGGTATTGTCTTTAGAATGATTTTAATCTGCAAGTAGTTGTGAAGCAGATTGTTTAGTACTAGTTGCCTTCATGATTATTACATATTACAGTATAAGATACTAGCTGAAATTTCAAAAATAATAATAGCTGTTTTACTCTGCTTGCAAATTACAGCTGCTTTCAATAGTGTGTCCCTCCTTGTGATTTTACACTTTTGAACGATCTCTATTGTGATCTACCTACGGTGCAAGATAGTTGTGGTACTTAATTGTTTAATCTCGTATCCcccgcaaaaagaaaaaaaatctcctATGGCATGTAGATTAATGTAACATGCTGGTACCTGCTTGCCCAAACTAAAGAGTAGCTATGAACATATAGAAAACTAACAGCTTGAATTGCGGTAAACACAGATTTTTAAACTGCTGGTTAGAGTGTGTAACCTCTGTTCTTTATCCTCGTATCATGCTATTCATGTCATGAGTTATTACTCTTTGCAGGGAAGAAGCCCCGACACCAGTTGTTGCCCCAGTAGAGGCACCTACCCCGGTTCTTGGTGAGCCGATGGACTTGATGACTGCTCTACAGCTTGTCATGAAGAAGTCAAGTGCTCATGATGGCCTTGTGAAGGGGCTCCGTGAGGCTGCCAAGTCCATTGAGAAGCATGCTGCTCAGCTTTGTGTGCTGGCTGAGGATTGTGACCAGCCTGATTACGTGAAGCTCGTTAAGGCACTATGCGCTGAGCACAATGTTCACCTGGTTACTGTGCCAAGTGCTAAAACTCTTGGAGAGTGGGCAGGGGTGAGTTTTCTAATGCCAATTTGTAATGTTCCATCTTATTATACTTAATTGCAGCATGTATTCCACATTCATCTTTTGGACATAGCAATGCTTCACTATTGCTGGAGAATGCACTTGCTCTTGATATTAAAATTCTTTTGTTTCCCTATGCTTCTCTTGTAAGTTGTTTTAGCTTTTCGTTGTTTCTTCACGTATGTCGTGGAAGTATTGATGTTTTGATATTAACATGCTTTCCTCTGCAGCTTTGCAAGATTGACTCTGAGGGCAAGGCAAGGAAGGTTGTGGGCTGCTCTTGCGTTGTTGTCAAGGTGACAAATCTACTATAAACTGATACGACCAAAGGACAGGTTTCTTTTCAAGTAGACAGAACTTGTCGTTTGACTGATTTCTTTGATTTACCAGGACTATGGTGAAGAATCCGAGGGCCTTAACATCGTGCAGGAGTACGTCAAGTCTCACTAGATGAGAATGTTTCATGATGCAAACATTTGGGTTGGGCATTTTTGTCCTCGGTTTCATTTATGCTTTATTCTTGGGCTTCCTATTGTTCCAACTTTCAAGTGTGAGCCTAGCAGATATCGTCGATTTGGACCTCTGAACCTTTGTTTATCAGGCAGCTGCTGCCTTCAGCGTAAATCATCAAGAGCTAATAATATATTTCTCTTTGCAATATCACAATTTTGATGTTTTGCTCTGTCGCTGTTGCATGTTCCATTTGACATCATTGTGTTTGTGCCTATTACTTATATTTGGTTATGGCGGTGATGTATAAATTAGCAAAAGAAATAGCGCTCCAAATTGTTTGAGCTGATCCCACGAATTCAGTGTCCATTTAAGATGCTTGCTCATTTAGATGCCTGCGAAGTTCTGAGTTTGAAGGAGCTCTGTAGGAGAAATAAAAATTGGGCTCCAAATTGTTTGAAATTCTGACAAAATTTTGTTTGTTAACCTTTATTGAATTCTTTTTAGCTGCTATTTTCTTGATTTAAACGAGAAGGAGCATATGTGCTATGAATTTGTACGCGAGAATCCTCATGTGCTGTAAATTTGTACAAACTATGAAGTGCCTCTGGACGCTAAAGACATTTCTAGGCTTCCCATAGAAGTTCCTTCTCAAAACCTAAACGCCTATACCTTCTCCTTTCCTATTTCTTTTCTATTTCTTTAATGTATCAAGTTTCTAATTACTACTTCAAATGCACACATTTCAACAAAATTTAGGTTTTTAGTGTTTTCAAGTCCAAACGAAGTAAAACTAATAATAAAATGTTGTAAAAACACAAAAGCAAGAACTATGGATTGCCACAAGTGGCAAACAAGAACAATGTGAGGTCTGGCTCCACGTCATTGATGATACATGTTCTCATGATCCGCTCCAATAACTTGGGGTCCCAATACTTCATAGCGCCATGTTCACAATTGCAAAACGAGCTTGAAGGATCCCCAAAACCTCTCTCAATCTATTTTCTCACTGATTCTCAACCCTTTGGGAAGTGGCTAAGTGAGATCTTTTATTGCCTTTCGGCCAGTGCAGAAATCTGCCCCATCGAGGACAGATGACATCTGCAATATAGAGTTGGGCCGACGACAAACTTTCCGGATAGGGTAGATTCTTCAGGACACTATGGTGTCCGAAATTCCGACGTACGAATAATATATACAATCAATGAATTCTCTTATGCAATTGGTTTCGAGAATGACGGTTGGATAATGATAATGTCCTCTGTTCTTCGTCAGGAAAATTCTTCCATGTTCATTATATATAATCAATGGATTCGAACATCCTAAATCAACCTCTTTCTTCACCCAAAAGCCTAGCGCTGTTTTATTCAAGTAGCAAATAGCCTGTGCGTCACGACTAAAGATCTTAATAGGTCCACATCCTTTATTTTAATAACATGGCATTTGCAAAAGAACCCGTGCGTTACTATGGGAGAAAATAATACCTAACGCCTCTAACCCAATAACCATGACTCAGAACCCCAATAGGACATCTTATCTGTGTTGCCGCTTATCCTACTTATCCCACTTCCAGCCCTCGCCGATGTTGTCTTAGTTCTCACACAACTACAACACGTTTGAATCTGGTCAATCctaatatctctctctctctctctctctctctctctctctctctctctctctctctttacaTAAGATGAGAAATCTGCTTTCCATTTTTCCTGCGAGGTTTTGTCGAGACGTGCATGCGAGGTTATAGATTGTTTATTTTGTCTCTAATGTGGCTTTGCTGAGGTGTTAATTTCCAATCCGGATCTACATTGTACGAAAAAGACGGATTGTACACTATTGATCAAGGTTGCATCCTAAATAGCATTTAAATAATGTTTAACTGGTAAAACAACATcatatttagattctacacattTTCCTAATGAACATCTCTAAATTGGTGTTAGGGTTTAAAAGTTATGGATTTTTTTGAAAAGCATTTGaatctacccccccccccccaagaaaTAATGTTATTTTCTAGACAAATTGACGGTTTATTAAACGAAATATCAGTGGGTTTATGCAAAAAGCGAAAGGTTTTCTGGATTCACTTAAAGCAGGACCGTGGGTTGATTAACTAAAAGATCGGGGGGTTTCTGCAAAAAATGAAACTTTTCTCttattcacttaaaatagtacctAGGGTTGATTTCAGGAAATAGTTGGGGGTTTTCTACAAAATTGCGAACGAACAGGCAGAAACACTTATccctttattagtaggtatagatgtGTTTCTTCAAGTATCGAGGTCTAAAGATCTCGACTGTAACAACCCCAAATTAGTAGTAATAATTAGGAATTTATTATGCATTATAATCATCTCACAAGCACCATTTATTTAATGTGAAAATGAGGATAATTCAAATCCccataaaaatgttcaaaaatgCATTGACATGATTAATGCACTAATAAACGGCTGCACTCCAAGTGCCCCGTGCCACCGGCACTACTCTCGACGACTCTGCATAGGAGGAGGTCACGCTCCCATGAGCCGATTAAGACTATCTGAAAACATCGTTGTGTCACTTTGTCTAGTGTACGACGACTTTCGACATAATGCCGTTGTGCCACTACTTGTCTTTAAGCATTTTTAGGGGTCACCTTCCATTCCAATCCTGTTCCTATATGAACTTTACATCTTCACCTAAAATACACTTTGAAGTATCATTAGTTCTTTGGGAGATGTTGACATGAATTACAAAATCCACCTTGGGTATTAGATGCACTTTCGCACATTGAGATAAATCAAGTTTGTAAGGAGTCAGAGTCAATCCCGTCACCCGCAGTTTCGGATTCCTGAAAGTGGCAGTGATAGGTGGAAACCCGATGAACGAGTTCACGTCCGAGGGTGGCCCGATCTTCACGTCGTACGATCGAATCAGGAgggataactagctgcaagcagccaggataactagctgcaagcagccgGGATAACTAGTTTTATACCTGCCAAGGTTGGATGCAACCCGTACGTTGGGGATGGCTGACCGAAGTTACAAGAACTCCAACCCGCTGTCCGAACAGTCGCATAACCACAAACTGGGACTAACCAACACAAAACAGCCGAACCGTAGAGTACAAATTAGGGGGAACCAGAGGCTCCTTCTCGCGAATCCGGATGAACTCACAAGAGCAAATGTAGCAAGGATCTCTCAGACCTCTCTAGCAGTCTTGCTACATAAGCTTGTAGCTGAATGGTTTGACTAAAGGTTTCTAAGAGGATGGGGGAGATGGGGTTTTATAGAACGGACAACCCCCCTTAGCTAGGTGTGAAAATAGTTTCAAAAGTAAGTAGGTTTGCATGGCTTCCTTGGGTGAATAAGCAGTCAACTATGGGAGTTGTTGGAGAGCTCCTCGGAAATTCGTGAAGCCTTGACAATCTGGACACCTTCCACGAGAATGACTAGAGCTTTTGACTCATAACTCCAAATGATGTGAGGTTTTTTGCATTGAAAAGCACATTTGATGTAGCTTCTGGTGATGTATGCCTATGGCCCCGTCTCTCCACCATATGGCTGTGGTACAACGAAACATCAGAGGTAAAAACTGACAACATCAGCTTCACTTGAAACTTTTTTTCTCCAAACTTGTTCCTCCAAATCGGTTGCGTAAAGTGCTCCTGGGCTGTTGGATTTCTTCCATTTGATACCTAAATTCAACCAAAAAAATGAGGATGAAAGCATAGTTGTGTCATCAAGGTTATAAGGTAAGCTTAAACTAGCGTTCACCTGGTCACTTACTAGTTTGGTGCAACTTGTTGTGATTGGACCTATAATTGTTGGAGACGTGTTGATGGTTGTGGTGTCCTCATCATCCTACCTCCCTTGATGAAGAGTCGTCCTCGACTCTCTTTGATCTGCAAAAAATAAGTAGAAGGAGAGTAGATAATATCCATGCAAAGAAATAATGCAATCCTCATTTGTAGCTTTCACCTTAGAATTGTGTTGCATTTGATCATCTATTTGTTTGTCACAACTTAGAGTTTGTTCAGGGATGATGGATGTTGTTTTAGTGACCGAGATGTCCTCATCATCCCCCCTCTCTTGAAAAGGAGTCGTCCTCGACTCTACCTGGTCATCACACAAAAGAAACCATGGCAATACCAAATCATAATGCAAAGGTTTCATGATATATTGAATTTTTATTTTCAACTTTGCTATCTTATGGACGATGCCAACATGATGCTTTGTTCGACTTAGGAGTTCCTTCCAACAAACATTTCCATGGAGCATAAATTTATAACCAACCATAACGATGTCCATATCATCCTGCCTCTCTCGGAGAAAAGTCATCCTTGACTTCACTCGGTCTACAAAATTATAACACAAGGACACTAGAAAATAGCTAGGGAAAGAAAATGTTGAACATTTTTGTGTGGATCTCAAGTTtcccaaatcctttgtttttttCATGGTTGAACAAATTATACTGATGGATTGATGGTGTGCTGAAGGATGTGCCAATAATTTTTCTCTTATTTCGTTTCGCCAATGTTTCAAGAGTTCATATGTGCATACCTCGGGGTGCATCAAAATGGAAGATCCTTTTTGTTTTACCTCATTGAGTACTTGAGTGCCTTTTTGAAAATCAATCTTCATACACGCAACTTGTGTAGTGGTACTCCATGTCCTCCATGTTTGATCTTGGATCTCAATCTCCCATCATTGCAAGAGAGCTAACACGTATGCCTTTTGCACTTGCACATATTGCCAAGAAAGATAATTTTGTGAAAGGTTAGTTATTGAATGTTCCTCTCTCTTTTCATTTGGTGGACTACCAATTTCCCATGGTGGTGGATCACTCATCTTGCTATTCTCTTGTTGAAAAATCTCAACCTCACATTTAGTGGACTCATATAACTCACTTATCCTCTCACTCTTACTGCGTTGTATATTGGGTTGTGGATCACTTATCTCTCTAATGAGGTGTGGAATGATCTCAATCTCACATTTTGTGGACTCACACAACTCATTGATCCTCTCTCCATGAATGTGTGGTATATGTAGGTGGAGATATTTCATTTCTCTAATCTCATGATGAACAATCTGATCCTCACATTTTGTGGACTCACTCACCTCACTTTCCTTATCACTCTCAATACATGGAATTGTGGAAAGTCTTCCTCACatttggtggagtcactcaactCATTTTTCTTTTCACTCTCAAGTGGTGGGATTTTTGAAAGTGGACACACTTCCTCACTTTTGGTGGAGTCACTCAGCTTGCTTTTCTTATCACTCTCAAGTTGCGGGATTTTGGATTGTGGACTCTCTTCCTCACATGGAATTTGTGGCACATGTTTCCTGGATGTTGGATAGTGGTGGTGGTTGAGATGCCAACATTAGGAGTGAGCTTCTTAGGTGAACATGGGCTATGAATCACCGGAGCTGATTCATCAACCACGACCATGCttgtggtgggttgttgttgtacCGATGGGTGGCACAACTTCTCCCTCGAGCATGACATCCTTGTTGGACTTCAGGAGCAGCAGTGACACGCCCTCAAGAAGCAACACCATGCCCTCGAGCATGTCCTCCTTGCTGCACTTCTTGAATAGTAGTGACACGCTCACGAGCAGCAACATCAAGCCCTCGAGCATGTCTTCTTTGTTGTACTTCATGATTAGTAGTGACATGCCCACGGGCAGCAACATCATGCCCTCGAGCATGTCTTCTTTGTTGCACTTCATGAGCAACAGGGTATTGTCGATGTCGAACCCATCACCACTTTCTCGAAGACGCTCGTCAAGCCTCCTTCGAAATTCTTGAACCATGTCCCGTAATTCTAGAAACTTAGCACATGTGAATGGGGCATCTTCTTCCCCTTGATTTTCTCCTTCAACACTTGATACAGTTCCTGCCATGTTAGTGGGGCTAAAAAGTGGAATAGGATAATTTTTGTGGAATCACATAACCTCACCTCTTACTCACCAAAGTTCTTATGAGTTCACATCAGATTGTGCTTCTTCCGGATGCGTTAAAGCGATTGAAAGACAGGGATCAAAGAACTAGCTTCGGTTTTTGGTGGAGCTCGGTGGGGTAAACAAAAGGGGC contains:
- the LOC109768052 gene encoding small ribosomal subunit protein eS12 — its product is MAEEAPTPVVAPVEAPTPVLGEPMDLMTALQLVMKKSSAHDGLVKGLREAAKSIEKHAAQLCVLAEDCDQPDYVKLVKALCAEHNVHLVTVPSAKTLGEWAGLCKIDSEGKARKVVGCSCVVVKDYGEESEGLNIVQEYVKSH